Sequence from the Orcinus orca chromosome 11, mOrcOrc1.1, whole genome shotgun sequence genome:
TTTATGTagtgtgtttttatttacataaatggtATTAGGCTATAGATCTCTATCTCTAACATTCATCTTAAAAAGAACTACCCAGGTTCTGCACATGGAACTCGTTCATTGCTTCTGTCTGCTGCAGAGCACTCTGTCCGGAGCATCCCTCACATTCTCCACATCCATTCTTCTAGAGATGGACATCCAGGTTGCTGCCAACTCCTTGCTATTCCGAAGAAAGCTACAGTGAATGTCTTTGTTCCTGCCCCCTTATAGACCTGTGCAAAGATCCAAGAGGTTCCCTGGGTGTGTAGCCGAGAGTAGCGTTGCTGGCTTCCAGGCATGCACAACCTTAAATCCACGAAGCTCTGCCCCTTGCCCTAAGAAATAGCTGTACCAGtattccctcccaccctcagtgACTGAGGGTTCCCCTTTCCTCACACGCCAACATTTAGGACTACCCAACTTTCTAGTTTTTAGTTCATGTTATAGTTGTAAAGTGGTATCTCTCttatctctttgctttttttaaatttatttaaaattttttatataatttttaaaggttacacttcATGTGCCGTTATTATTACTGTCTCTTTGCTTTAATTTGAATCTTTCTGCTTACTAATGAGGTCTGCTTCTCTTTACATACTTATTAGCCATTCAGGTATCTCCTCTAGGAATtgcctattcatatcctttgcccattattctaattagttttctgtctttttcttgctGATGTGCAGGCATCTCTTGTGTATTATTAGTTCCTTTTGGTTGTAGACATTGCAGATATCTTCCCCCTGTCGGTTATCTTTGTCTGTTGACATCTTTCTTTGAACAGAAAATCCCTAATTTGCCAAAtgcctcttttaaaattttgtctcatGATTCATGCTTTTGGAATCTTAAGAAATCCCATCTTACCTATGCCATGaagatattttcctatatttcatGAATTCCTTTATTAGTTGTATCTTCTGCATTTAGGTATACAGCCTACCTGAAATTCAcctatatatggtgtgaggtagggatccattttatttttctgcatttagtATGCCAGTTGTCCCAATAGCATCTACTAAACAgcatcctttctccattgagttGTGATTCTGCCTTAAAGTTAAGACTTTAAGTTAAagttttatgtatgtgtgtaggtACCTAtatatttctggtctctctattctgtcccatggTCTATTTGTCAGTTCCTTCCTATCTCAGTATCACAATTCTTATTAATTTGGCTCTGCAGTATGTCTTACTGTCTAGTAGGACAAGTGTCCccttttagcttttctttttcaaaattgacttaGCTATTTGAATCTTCATTCTTCCTCACATCTTAGAAATATTTGAACTCCTCAAAAAATTTTACTGACCGTTCATTGGAATTGCATGGGATTTTATTAATATGAAgagaactggatttttaaaacattaaatcatGTTATCCATGAACacaatttatcttttcatttattcaaatatttgtaaCTGTCCTTTAATAGAGTTTTCTAAATTTCTCCATAAAGGTATTAATTCCTAAATACTATGTGCTTAAGTTGCAATTTTGAATggaccttcttttcttttttttttaattggttattGCTGTAGTAGAAAAATGCTATTGGTTTTTGTAAGTTTTTCTTGTATCTGGCAATCTTGCCAAATTCTCCTATTACTTCTAATAGTTGTTCTCTGCAttctgctggtttttttttttctttaaatatcatcCTTAAATACTGGtagttttgtctcttctaatccttctgtctcatttctttttcttgtcatgTTGCATTGGTCAGGACCGCCAATACTTTGTTGAACAGCAGTGGTGATAAGTGAATATTCTTGACTTGCTTAAGACTTAAAGGGAATGCAACTTTAAGTATGTATGTTTCATGAGGGTTTTTAGTAGATAGGCTTTATGACATTAAGGAAGGTCCcatctattcctagttttttgaGAGTTTTAATCACAAATAGTGTTATCAAATACTTTATAAAAACTTATTAAGATAATATATGATTTTCCCTCTTTGGCACTATAAATGTTATAAATTGATATGTTTCTGATGTTGAATAATCCTTTCATTTTTAGGATAACCTTATTTGATTATGCCGTAttgtatttaatttactttttaaaaaactgaactaTAGTTGATATGTTTAATTCACTTTTAATGACTTATCCATGtcaatttcattttcaaagtcaTCAATGTGTAAATATTCCTAGTCTTTTTACCATTTCTTAAATAGTaagaatttcttaaaaagtaaatgtatctgtagttatttctctttcttcattcagtattttatttGCATCTCCTCTGTTTCTGTCAGTCATGCCTGTCCTCAGTGCCTTTGCTTGTGCTGTTTTCTTTGCCTGAAATGTTCACCTCCTAGGCCCCTGGTAGCCCACGTGGCACCTGTGCGCAGATTAGGAAAAGGCATCTCTTCCTCAGGCAGGCACAGCTCCCACTCACCCCCATCAGCCCAGTGCCTGTGTGCAGTGCACACCCTGCATACCCATGCATGGCAGCCTTGCCCACTTCCCTGCTTGGTTTTATTCCCTGCTCGTTTCTTATGGCACCCAAGGCTGCCCATTCTTCAGGTTTCAGCTTCCTCGGTGAAACCTTTCCTGTTCTCCCCTGGCTGAAAGTAATCTTTCAACCCTCCCCCTCCCTAagtccctccttctcttcctaccACCCCTCCTTAGAACTCACATCACACATCATTTGTGCATCTCTTAAGGCATTTGTCTCATTTTACCTTATGTCTTATTATTTTGTGCGAATGTCTTATGATTCCAACTGGATTAACCCCTTGAAGTTAGGGACTATAGTTTGTTTGTCCTTAGATCCTCCCTCTGCCTGTGGGGCTTTGTAAATGTTACTTGTATGAATGATTGGGTATTAAATGTAGGAGGTAAGAAGGGCCTTATGTGATATTGTGTAAATGGTGTTGGGGGGTGGTCTTTAGAGGCAGAGATAATGGCAGAGCACACGTGAAGGTGATggtgattgtgatgatggtgatggaggaTACACTTACTGAGCTTAACATGTGCCTGCACTGTGCTAAACGCATTCACAGTTTGCTTCTCTAAGCCTTCTCAACAACCCTTTGAGACAGGTGCTACTATGAGCTCGATTTTGCTGCCAAGGAAGCTGGGGCACTGATGAGTCAGCAGTGGAGTTAGTGAACCAGGCCTGGTCTGCCTGGCTTCAGCGTTCGGGCTTTCAGTTACAACGACAAGCAGACTCCTTCGACCATACAATggttaccatttattgaagacttaCCTACATATCAGGCATTGTTGATGCTTACAGATGTTATTTCTAATCCTGATGCCAAATGTATCAAGTACAGAGtattcccactttgcagatgaggaaacagaggctcatcAAAGTTAAGGGATTTGCCTAAGGTTACATAAATAGAAAGTGGTTATAATCGGATCTCTCTGACCCCAAAGCACATACTTTCCTCTGCATCATGGGCACAGTGCTTGGGGCCAACAAGAACACCCTGCCTCTGGAGCAGAAGGTTTGTGTAGGAAAGTGGAGGAGGCTGAGGTCAGAAAGGCAAATCCGCCTCAGGCTGCGGAAGGCCTCGCCTTCCAGGATGGATAATCAAGGCTGGCTTTTGGAAATCAAGGGTCCTGGCAGGGACCTTGATTTGAGGATGAAGTGGGATGGTCTGGACACCTGGAGGCCAAGGGAGCCCGAGCTAACTGGAGCTCTGCCCGAATCTGTGCTCAGGGAAGCACAGGGCTTTGCACAGCTGCAGGGAGATCAAAGCACCCAGGTCTGCAAAGAAAGTGGTATCTGAGCAGATCTGCAGCTTGTGGAAATGGTCCATTTCATGCCTCTCAGTGACTGCAGCTCCTTGAACCTGCTTATTTCCCGAAGGCACCAGAACCAACTTTCCTCAGCCTCCTAGATCTCCACTGACGTGGCTTCTGAAGAGCTGCTGGAAAATCCCCAGGGTGGGTGGTGGGAATTTGCCAAGGATGAAGTACAAGCAGCATGGCCTACACCCTCTGCACCATCTTCATTTCCCAGAGCAGGGAGCCCATCTCCTGCTCACATGTGCTCAGAGGTGGGTGGGGATGTGCAAAACCCAGGAGTGGTGCAGATGGCATTTTTGACTCTTGGCCAGCACTTACCCCAGCCCAGCTGGTCCTCTGTGGGCCGCAGTGTGACTCTGTATGTGTGTAGTCACCACGTGCCTCACTAGTGCCCTTCCCTGTCCAGGTCATTGCTGTGGTCATGGACCTCTTCACTGATGGTGAGATCTTCCAAGACATTGTGGATGCTGCCTCCAAGCGCCGCGTGCCAGTGTACATCATCCTGGACGAGGCGGGCGTGAAGTATTTCCTGGAGATGTGTCAGGGCCTGGAGCTCGCTGACTTCCGTATTCGGGTAAGTTGTATCACTGacactgggggtgggaggggggaaggaagtgGGATGGAGactgcctctgcccctccctctgcctgctcCCCAGTTCAGGGGCCCCGGTGAACAGCCCTCTCAACCCCTTTCCTTCTGTCTAAAGCCTTGCCTCATGAACTGCTAACCCTCACTGCACGACTGGCTTACATTTTATCCCAAGGCTGCTGAGGCCAAGGAGGCAGCTCCAGCCTAGTCCCGGGCGCTCAGCCCTCAGAGTCACTGTCAGGGTTGAAGGCAGGGCTGTGTTTCTCTTCTGAAGAGCTTTGAGAGCAGACTGGGGCCCCCCTGGGCCCGTCTGAGCCCAAGGCCAGATTTGCTGACTTCCTCAGGCCGTAGGAAGCAGAGTCAGGGTCCCGTGGACAAGAGGATTCATCCTCCACCCATGCAGAGACTCAGCTTAGAGCCTCTAGGGCCTCAACCTGAGTGACAGTGCCCTTCTCCTCTTCTCAACAGAACATCCGTGTCCGCTCTGTGACAGGTGTTGGCTTTTACATGCCCATGGGGAAGATCAAGGGGACCCTGTCATCCAAGTTCCTAATGGTAGATGGTGATAAAGTAGCCACTGGATCCTACAGGTGAGTTGGGCCAGGTCAGAGAAGGGCCCGGGAGGCCTTTGTTCATGGTCACAAGTGTTCATGTTCAGAAAGATGCTGGACTAGAGCCTCCATAGTCATAAGTTTaagagctcttgtctattctgaTAGCAAAGAATAGCCTCCTGGCCAGTCCCTTCCCTCAAACTTTCTGGCTAATGGATTATTCAAGAAAGAGGGTCAACTTTTGTTGAGCATTAAGCACTGCCTGCCTTGCATGGTCCACAACAGCTGGTTGCCTTTTGAGGCTGGAAGAGACCCGGGCACATGACACAATTAATAAATGGCGTCAGTCCTCTTGTGTGGTTGAAGTATGGGGTTTTGCAGATGCTAGGTGCTCTAAAAATTCAGAGGAGAACTATTAGGGAATGGAATAGTATTAACAGTAGTGGCAGCTATAGGTACTCCTTATTAAATGTACGTTTGTGCCAGGTACTGAGCGAAaccttttatatttgttattgGACTTTGAGCCTCACAGCAACTCTGTGACGGTATGCCTTACAAGCCCCATTTGACAAGGCACGCAGGGCAGAAAGCAGGTTTGAATCCAGACCTGACTTCTCTTGCCCTTGCCCTACACCCACTGCCTGCTTTCTGCATTTGAGGCCAAGACCTGGACCAAGGGAGGATTTGGGTCTGTGGAGGGAGGGCACCCCAGCACGAAGGCAGCAAGGCATCCAGCCTCAGTGGTGGAGCAGGTCGGGCTGGGCAGCGGGGTTTGAGATGGGCTCACCGAGGGGCGGCTGGCAGGGCAAGGCTGCAGGCCCGGGCACATGTATGTTGCTTTTCTGTCCCCATGTTCCCAGATTCACCTGGAGTTCCTCCCATGTGGACAGgaaccttctcctcctcctgacAGGGCAGAACGTGGAGCCCTTCGACGTGGAGTTCCGGGAGCTGTACGCCATCTCCGAGGAGGTGGACTTGTACCAGCAGCTGGGCCTGGCAGGAGGCGCTGGCAGGCTGGGCCTCAACTACTCCTCCACTGTGGCTCGCAAGCTTATCAACCCCAAGTACACCCTGGTGACGGGCAGCCACCACCCACCCGGGGAGATGATGCGCTGGGCTGCCCGGCAGCAGCAGGAGGCCAGCCGCAATgcagaggggcaggaggagggcagcAAGGGCGGCGAGTCAGCACGGCGCCTGGAGAGTTTCCTGCACGACCTGGTCACGCTGGAGCAGGTGCTGCCCCCCGTGGAGCCCATTCTCTCGGGAGAGCTGAGTCGGGATGGCAGGGTGTTCTCCCACCTGCGTGTGGACCTGAAGCCCAGACCCCAGGATGCCCTTGCCCAAAATGGCAGGGGAGAAGCTGCCAATGGGGAGGCCACCGCGGCCAAGGAGGGCAGGCGCTTCAGCAGCAGGTTCTTCAGCCGGCGGTCCAAGAGGCCCGCAGCGCCCAATAGCACGGCCAGCGCCCCCTCCCCCGAGGCCTTGGCCGAAGCGGAGTTTATGGCGGGGAAGAGGCCCAACCAGGGCTCCAGTGGCGACGTCTCAGGTGAGTCCCTCCCACTGGGCCCAGGGCTCCTCAGGCCTctggccctggtccaggagcacTGCTGATTCTGCAAGAAGGCCGCCTCCCGGCAGGGAGAGCACATCAGCTCTGGGCCCTGTGGTCCTCAATTCCCATCCTGCTCTGGCCTTTGCCTGCGTGTGGCCTGGGGCCAGCTACTGCAGGCCggagtttcagtttcctcttctctaaaagGGGAAAGTGATGCCTGCCTCGCCCAGCTGTTCTGAGGATATgaagtgctcagaacagtgctGGGCACGGAGTAGTCTGAGACTAGGGCTCTGACTCTAGGGCTTGTTCCAGCAAACCTTGTTCCTTGCTGGATCCGTTGCCGTCAGGATCTGACCTGGTCAAACACACCGCACCAATGCCCTGACCCacttttccttgtttctgttgtAAGTAGTTTGACGTGGCTCCTCCCTGTGTTTATTTGATCAGTGGTATTTGCCAGGCTGTTTACTTCTGGGAGAGATtgttcctggtggcatctttctgGCTGTCTCTCTGCCTTTATCTCTTTCTCTGGAACAGTCTCCAGAGTGGCCTCTTCTGGCTGGTGGTGACAGCCAGGGCCACTGCTGGCACCTTTTCTCATGTCGGCATTGCTGAGTCAAAGGGGTTTCCATGTTGGGGTTTCTCCCTCCATGGCTGTGGGGCTTTGCAGCGGTGAGGCTGGGCTCCCTGGCTGGCCAGGTAGGTAATGGCAGGGACTTACCTTGGGCAGCCTGAGTGCTTCCAGAATTCCTGTGTCCCTCAAGGCCCCAGCTTTGACCTGACATTGGCTGGAGTGCAAGTCTTCCCAAACACTGATGCCCCAGCCCTGCTAGAGAGCCTGACGCACTCAGTCTGTGCCTCTTAAAGTTAGGACAGGCCTGGAGTCTCCGAGAATTTGGGCACAGCAGCAGTGCCAGGGCTATAGCTGCACTTGGCCAGGAAGCATTTACTGAGCGCCTCCGTGTGCCGGGTCCTTCACTAGGCGCTCTCTCTCTCACTTGGCCCTCACAGGAACCACGGAGGTGGCAGATGGAAGCTCAGGGAGGTGAATTAAGTGGTCCCAGGGCACAGTAAGTGATAGTGGGGCCGGGACACAAACCGAGGCCAGGGCCCGTGTCCTGTCAGGGAGGGGTAGCTGGGCCCGGCCCATTCCCCCTGGGCGCCCTGGCTCCCCCAGCTCCGGATGCTTCTGCTGCCCTGCACCTCTTGTTTGGAAGAAGGGTTGCCATGGTGAACACCTGGCAgggaagagagggggaggggcgaGCCCAACCACAAAAGGGGCTCTTTCCCACGTCCTGACTGGAGGTGAAGTAGAAGCTTTCTCTTCCTTCAGCCCCTCACCCTGAGGTGCTGTTTCCATAGAAACAAAAGGCCATTGTCTTatcccttcctgcctcctttagTGAGTCTCAGCATCAGATTCCCCTGCTTGGATGACTTGAACAGGTCACTGACACTTCCGCTGCTCCCTGAGTGTTTGCATGGGGTGCCAGGAGCCAGCCAAACAGCCAGGGACAGTGCCCTGTGCCAGCTCGTCTCCTGAGTGCCTggcacccagagagagagagtcagagacagagagagaagggcaAGTGCAAGAGTGCAGCGGCACGCCACGCACGAGGGATGGCCCTCAAGGTCACCCTATTCCTGCTCCATCATAAGGAAACACACAGCGTGGCCTCGTCCAGCACAGCCTCTGTGTACCTGGATGGGCATCCAGCCCTGAGGGCCTGGAATTCAAGTCCCTTAAGAGacctttcctctcccttctgctttcttCCCTCGAAGGCAGGGCAAGAAGCAGAGACTCCCCTCCCCAAAGCCCCTTTTTGTGGCCTCCAGCCTCCCAAACATTTGACTGGTTTAGTGCCTCCTCTCAGGCAGCAGAAGCTTATCAGCAGGACTCTGTGTGCCAGAGGGTCATG
This genomic interval carries:
- the FAM83F gene encoding protein FAM83F, with amino-acid sequence MAESQLGCLDEAHVNERVTAAQAAFYYCERRRAALEALLGGGEQAYRERVKEEQLRDFLSSQERQALGATWSPYEVAAAAAAAGRGKSKAEAETPTQAAAESGDSLAYWPDCSDTEVPPLELGWTEAAFYRGVSRVTLFTHPPKEEKAPHLKQVVRQMIQQAQKVIAVVMDLFTDGEIFQDIVDAASKRRVPVYIILDEAGVKYFLEMCQGLELADFRIRNIRVRSVTGVGFYMPMGKIKGTLSSKFLMVDGDKVATGSYRFTWSSSHVDRNLLLLLTGQNVEPFDVEFRELYAISEEVDLYQQLGLAGGAGRLGLNYSSTVARKLINPKYTLVTGSHHPPGEMMRWAARQQQEASRNAEGQEEGSKGGESARRLESFLHDLVTLEQVLPPVEPILSGELSRDGRVFSHLRVDLKPRPQDALAQNGRGEAANGEATAAKEGRRFSSRFFSRRSKRPAAPNSTASAPSPEALAEAEFMAGKRPNQGSSGDVSGKTSSSPAKASNCVIL